Proteins encoded in a region of the Solanum dulcamara chromosome 9, daSolDulc1.2, whole genome shotgun sequence genome:
- the LOC129904195 gene encoding NAC domain-containing protein 78-like → MENLKEGFRFRPTDAEAITFLLRFIAGKAMNDSGFITTNVDTYSKQLEPWDIYSHGVPCDNDDGDNDCSQYRFFITKLKKKSEFKYSRIVGNKGSWKQQDKSKPVRNNGGIVIGYKKSMSYVNKGYNQDNGHWLMKEYDLSTKILDKFDNDCRDYVLCAIKKRTPTKDDTMTLMTTVSEECRNLEHQTSAAVESTSYDEALVVDARELQSELQNNMHKEADMVVEPLSSPYTGTNIVIEPLSTPYTFEGTNIVAEPLPAPCTFEGTNIVVEPLRAPYTFEGTNIIVEPLPAPYTFESTSMLDFDYDYSPADFGFLQSIIASF, encoded by the coding sequence AtggagaatttgaaagaaggtttCCGGTTCCGTCCGACTGATGCAGAAGCTATTACTTTCTTGTTGAGATTTATTGCTGGGAAAGCGATGAATGATTCTGGATTCATTACCACTAATGTTGATACTTACAGCAAACAATTAGAGCCATGGGATATTTACAGTCACGGAGTACCCTGCGATAATGATGACGGGGACAACGACTGCAGCCAGTATCGCTTTTTCATCACAAAGCTCAAGAAGAAAAGCGAGTTCAAATATAGTCGCATTGTGGGAAACAAGGGCAGTTGGAAACAGCAAGACAAGAGCAAACCTGTTCGAAACAACGGAGGAATAGTGATTGGATACAAGAAGAGCATGTCTTACGTGAATAAAGGCTATAATCAAGACAATGGACATTGGTTGATGAAGGAGTACGACCTCTCTACGAAAATTCTTGACAAATTTGACAATGATTGCAGAGATTATGTGTTGTGTGCTATTAAGAAGAGAACTCCCACCAAAGATGACACAATGACGTTGATGACTACTGTTTCTGAAGAATGCAGGAATTTGGAGCACCAAACCTCGGCGGCTGTTGAATCGACTAGTTATGATGAGGCATTAGTAGTGGATGCAAGGGAGCTCCAATCAGAGTTGCAGAACAATATGCACAAGGAGGCAGACATGGTCGTTGAGCCATTATCATCCCCTTATACTGGCACAAACATCGTCATTGAGCCATTATCAACCCCTTATACTTTTGAAGGCACAAACATCGTCGCTGAGCCATTACCAGCCCCTTGTACTTTTGAAGGCACAAACATCGTCGTTGAGCCATTACGAGCCCCTTATACTTTTGAAGGCACAAACATCATCGTTGAGCCATTACCAGCCCCTTATACTTTTGAATCCACGTCCATGCTAGATTTTGATTATGACTATTCACCTGCTGACTTTGGTTTTCTACAAAGCATTATAGCTTCATTCTGA